ACGGGAACGGGGCTGGTGCGCACCACGTGCTCCGCCACGCTCCCGAACAGAATCCGCTCCACACCCGTTCGGCCGTGGGTGCCCATAACCACCAGGTCTGCGCTCACCTCCCGAGCCACCTCCGGGATCCGGTGGCGGGCGGTGGCGGTGCCGAAGGCGGTGTGGAGCAGTACCTCCGCGTCCTGCAGGCGCCCGGCCCGCGCCCGCAGCTCCTCCCGGGCCCGTTCCTCCGCGGCCCGGAGCACGGCCTCCACGAGCGGCTCCCCTCCCGCCCACTCCGAGAACGCGGAGAGCTCCTCGTACGTGAGCTCCACCACGTGGAGCAGGACGATCCGAGCCCCGAAGGTGCGAGCCAGGAGCTCCGCCCAGGGCAGCGCGGCATCGGAAGCCGGGGAGAAGTCCACGGGTACCAGTACTGTTCGCACCTCCGGCGTGTTCGCCACGGCTTGGCGCACGGTGAGCACGGGAACGGGGCTGTGGATCACCACGTGCTGGGCCACGCTGCCGAAGAGCAGGCGGGAGATGCCGCTACGGCCGTGGGTGCCCATGCAGATGAGGTCCGCCCTGGTTTCCGCGGCGGCCTGGAGGATGGCCTCGCGGGGCGGGCCCTCCCGCATCACGCTCCGAGCGCCGGGGAAGCGGACCTCCAACTGCTGTAGGAGCTGCCCTGCCTCCTCGCGCGCATGCTCCACAAGGCGGGTGTAGAGGTCCACCGTGACTCCCGTGGGCCCCAGAAGCAGG
Above is a genomic segment from Armatimonadota bacterium containing:
- a CDS encoding universal stress protein, which produces MERVAIRRILAATDFSPASEGALRWAHLLSERFGADLVLLHALFLDPALLLGPTGVTVDLYTRLVEHAREEAGQLLQQLEVRFPGARSVMREGPPREAILQAAAETRADLICMGTHGRSGISRLLFGSVAQHVVIHSPVPVLTVRQAVANTPEVRTVLVPVDFSPASDAALPWAELLARTFGARIVLLHVVELTYEELSAFSEWAGGEPLVEAVLRAAEERAREELRARAGRLQDAEVLLHTAFGTATARHRIPEVAREVSADLVVMGTHGRTGVERILFGSVAEHVVRTSPVPVLTVRHRAGAGSR